CGTGATGGTCTCCTCGTACTCGGCGATGTCGAACGCGAACGGCACCCCCAGCATCGGCGCGTTCGGGCGCTCCAGGTGCCGGACCCCGTCCTCGCCGCAGGCCAGGATCGGCAGGTGCCCGGCGCTGGCCCAGCGGATCCGGCCGGTCTCCAGCTCCAGGTCGGCGACCACCGCGGTGGCGAACAACGTGCTGTCCAGCCCGCGCAGCAGGTGGTGGGCCAGCCGCAGCGCCTCTGCCGGGCCGTGCCCTTCCGCGGTGTAGGCGCGCAGCGCGTTCTGCAGCTTCCCCATGACCACGGCCGCGTCGAGACCGTGCCCGGTGACGTCACCCACGGTGAGCACGATCGTGCCGTCGGCCCTGGTGAACGCGTCGAACCAGTCGCCGCCGATGTTCACGCCGGTCGCCGCGGGCCGGTAGCGGGCGCACAGCTCCAGCTCGTCCGGGGTGCTCAGGGTGGGCAGCATCGCGTGCTGCAGCCGCTCGGCCAGCTCGCGTTCCCGCTCGTACTCGCCCGCGTTGCGCAGGCCGACCGCGGACCGCGCGGCGACCGCGGTGAGGAAGGACACCTCGTCGCCGGTGAACTCGCTGTCCCGGTGCAGCTCGAGCACGCCCAGCAGGTGCGGCCCGACCGTCAGCGGGAGCAGCAGCCGCTTCGGCTCGATG
The window above is part of the Amycolatopsis thermoflava N1165 genome. Proteins encoded here:
- a CDS encoding PP2C family protein-serine/threonine phosphatase; translated protein: MTKATTEDLLRELRETIARQERELRLHQSELEQTNAGLLALHAEVELQRQRSAFLDEVSRSVSASLRGREVVEALVGLIERENLADCAGVWLVTDESRKLKRLPRPDSAPDADVKRVATGHQAHIEPKRLLLPLTVGPHLLGVLELHRDSEFTGDEVSFLTAVAARSAVGLRNAGEYERERELAERLQHAMLPTLSTPDELELCARYRPAATGVNIGGDWFDAFTRADGTIVLTVGDVTGHGLDAAVVMGKLQNALRAYTAEGHGPAEALRLAHHLLRGLDSTLFATAVVADLELETGRIRWASAGHLPILACGEDGVRHLERPNAPMLGVPFAFDIAEYEETITPGSDLLLYTDGLVERRAEVLDDGLARLTGAFAEVTRLPTDEAGDRILSEMLGQDEHDDDVCLLLCRWSAQPERPSGRGARHIPAPG